A region from the Zonotrichia leucophrys gambelii isolate GWCS_2022_RI chromosome Z, RI_Zleu_2.0, whole genome shotgun sequence genome encodes:
- the TRIM36 gene encoding E3 ubiquitin-protein ligase TRIM36 isoform X2, with amino-acid sequence MCDFCKPPAQESTKSCMDCSASYCNPCFKIHHPWGTAKAQHEYVGPTTNFRPKILMCPEHEMERVNMYCEICRRPVCHLCKLGGGHANHRVTTMSTAYKTLKEKLSKDIEYLISKESQVKAHITQLDLLMKETECNSERAKQEASQSFEKLYCVLEEKKSAALRAIETSKNIRMEKLQTQVEEYQGLLENNGLVGYAQEVLKETDPSCFVQTAKQLHVRIQKATESLRSFTPAAATTFEDFVVDTAKQEDILGDLSFHSNGLEIPEINEEQSRMYNKALISWECSGKTDSADIYVLEYHKLNKEEESVTWQKTEVCGKSKVLSDLDDDSSYAFRVRGYKGSICSPWSQEVIMRTPPAPVFSFLFDDKCGYNNEHLELNPRRTSVESRAGFPLLLGSERLQVGCFTTLDYIIGDTGIAKGKHFWAFNVEAYSYLVKVGVVPSSKIQKLFHNTSDVISPRYEQDSGHDSGSEDTFFDSSQPCTLVTLGMKKFFIPATPAAPKDPASRILPLPSCLGVCLDCDRGRVGFYDAGRMKCLYECEVDCSGLMYPAFALMGSAAVHLEEPVTAKDREYHDDI; translated from the exons ATGTGTGATTTCTGCAAACCTCCAGCTCAGGAGTCCACGAAGAGTTGCATGGACTGCAGTGCAAGCTATTGCAATCCATGTTTCAAAATACACCATCCTTGGGGAACAGCAAAAGCCCAGCATGAATATGTAGGACCAACCACCAACTTCAGACCCAAG attTTGATGTGTCCAGAACATGAAATGGAGAGAGTAAACATGTACTGTGAAATCTGCAGAAGGCCTGTTTGTCATCTTTGCAAACTGGGTGGAGGTCATGCAAACCATAGGGTAACAACCATGAGCACTGCCTACAAAACCCTTAAG GAGAAACTTTCAAAAGATATCGAGTACCTCATCAGTAAGGAGAGCCAGGTGAAGGCTCACATCACACAGCTGGATCTGCTGATGAAAGAAACTGAG TGCAACAGTGAAAGAGCTAAACAAGAAGCATCTCAGAGTTTTGAGAAATTATATTGTGTcctggaagagaagaaatctgCAGCTCTTAGGGCAATTGAAACTTCTAAGAATATAAGGATGGAAAAACTGCAAACACAAGTGGAAGAATACCAAGGGCTTCTGGAAAATAATGGCCTTGTAGGATATGCTCAAGAAGTGCTTAAAGAAACAGATCCCTCTTGTTTTGttcaaacagcaaaacaacTTCATGTCAG AATCCAAAAAGCTACTGAGTCTCTGAGGAGCTTTACGCCAGCAGCTGCAACTACTTTTGAAGACTTTGTGGTGGACACTGCCAAGCAAGAAGACATCCTTGGTGACTTGTCCTTCCATTCCAATG GCCTAGAAATACCAGAAATCAACGAAGAGCAGAGCCGAATGTACAACAAAGCTCTGatcagctgggaatgctctgggaaGACAGATTCAGCTGATATCTATGTCCTTGAGTATCATAAACTTAATAAAGAAGAGGAGAGTGTGACATGGCAGAAGACTGAAGTGTGTGGCAAGAGCAAAGTATTATCTGATCTCGATGATGACAGCAGCTACGCCTTTAGAGTTCGAGGTTACAAAGGGTCCATCTGCAGCCCTTGGAGCCAAGAAGTTATCATGCGTACTCCTCCAGCTCCGG ttttcagttttctttttgatgACAAATGTGGGTACAACAATGAACATCTCGAGCTGAACCCAAGAAGAACATCTGTGGAAAGTAGGGCTGGATTTCCTCTGCTTCTGGGATCTGAGCGCTTGCAGGTTGGATGCTTCACAACCCTGGATTACATCATTGGTGACACTGGGATTGCCAAAGGGAAGCACTTCTGGGCTTTTAATGTTGAAGCCTACTCATACCTGGTCAAAGTGGGAGTTGTTCCTAGCAGCAAGATACAGAAATTGTTCCACAATACCTCTGATGTTATCAGTCCAAG atACGAGCAAGACAGCGGTCATGACAGTGGGAGTGAAGATACCTTCTTTGACTCATCGCAGCCTTGCACACTGGTCACTTTAGGCATGAAGAAGTTCTTTATCCCTGCCACACCTGCTGCTCCCAAGGATCCAGCCAGCAGAATCCTTCCCCTGCCGTCGTGCTTGGGCGTCTGCCTTGACTGTGACAGAGGCAGGGTGGGGTTTTACGATGCAGGCCGCATGAAGTGCCTGTACGAGTGTGAGGTGGATTGCTCCGGCCTGATGTACCCAGCGTTTGCCCTGATGGGCAGTGCGGCAGTGCACCTTGAGGAGCCTGTCACAGCCAAGGACAGGGAGTACCACGACGACATCTAG